The proteins below are encoded in one region of Serratia symbiotica:
- the prs gene encoding ribose-phosphate diphosphokinase gives MPDMKLFAGNATPELAQRIANRLYTSLGDAAVGRFSDGEVSVQINENVRGGDIFIIQSTCAPTNDNLMELVVMVDALRRASAGRITAVIPYFGYARQDRRVRSARVPITARVVADFLSSVGVDRVLTVDLHAEQIQGFFDVPVDNVFGSPILLEDMLQQNLENPIVVSPDIGGVVRARAIAKLLNDTDMAIIDKRRPRANVSQVMHIIGDVAGRDCVLVDDMIDTGGTLCKAAEALKERGAKRVFAYATHPIFSGNALDNIRNSVIDKVIVCDTIPLSPEIKALENVRTLTLSGMLAEAIRRISNEESISAMFEH, from the coding sequence GTGCCTGATATGAAGCTTTTTGCTGGTAACGCCACCCCGGAACTAGCACAACGTATTGCCAACCGTTTGTACACCAGCCTTGGTGACGCCGCTGTAGGTCGTTTTAGCGACGGCGAAGTGAGCGTACAAATCAACGAAAATGTACGCGGTGGTGATATTTTCATCATCCAGTCCACCTGCGCTCCAACCAACGACAATCTAATGGAACTGGTCGTAATGGTTGATGCCCTGCGACGTGCCTCCGCAGGGCGTATTACTGCCGTTATCCCTTACTTTGGTTATGCCCGTCAGGATCGGCGTGTGCGTTCTGCGCGCGTGCCAATCACGGCCAGAGTCGTCGCCGACTTCCTCTCCAGCGTTGGGGTTGATCGTGTATTAACAGTGGATCTGCATGCCGAGCAGATTCAAGGCTTCTTTGATGTCCCGGTAGATAATGTGTTCGGTAGCCCGATCTTGCTAGAAGACATGCTGCAACAGAATCTAGAAAACCCCATCGTAGTTTCTCCAGACATTGGCGGCGTAGTGCGCGCCCGCGCTATCGCCAAACTGCTAAACGATACCGATATGGCGATCATCGATAAACGCCGCCCGCGCGCGAACGTTTCTCAGGTGATGCATATCATCGGTGACGTAGCAGGCCGTGACTGTGTGCTAGTCGATGATATGATCGACACCGGCGGAACTTTGTGTAAAGCGGCAGAAGCGTTGAAAGAACGCGGTGCCAAACGCGTATTCGCCTACGCAACCCACCCAATCTTCTCCGGCAATGCGCTGGACAACATCAGGAACTCGGTGATTGATAAAGTGATCGTCTGCGACACCATTCCACTGTCGCCGGAAATCAAGGCTTTGGAAAACGTGCGTACTCTGACGCTATCTGGCATGCTGGCTGAAGCCATACGCCGCATCAGTAATGAAGAGTCTATCTCTGCAATGTTCGAGCATTAA
- a CDS encoding tyrosine-type recombinase/integrase, translating to MLTDTQCRTAKPKEKLYRLNDFNGLYLEVKPNGKKAWRYRFKLNGKSSMFALGEYPTVKLAEAREKCEQARKQVADGVSPTQARQLDKIRKVNDASNTFELIAKEWLQMKDWAEITKTRRLDMLERVVFPAIGKLPIREITPHHILKILQETAKRGAPTVAAEARRTISSVFELAVATLRADSDPVWPVRKALPANKTQHKQALNPQQIGKLLSCFDNSRGSYQVNYCMWIMWWTLARPAEATEAEWAEFDLDNALWTIPAARMKARREHVIPLPFQAVKMLRTLQGLTGHRQHLFPGRDNPLGPMTSHSLSQLLKSLGWSGIYSPHATRTTGSTRLNEMGYRPDAIEAQLAHADTNNVRRTYNHATYLDERKVMMQEWADMLDKWVAGFE from the coding sequence ATGCTCACTGATACGCAATGTCGCACTGCTAAGCCGAAAGAAAAACTCTATCGACTCAATGATTTCAACGGTCTCTACCTCGAAGTGAAACCCAATGGCAAAAAGGCATGGCGCTATCGGTTTAAACTCAACGGTAAATCCAGCATGTTTGCGTTGGGTGAATACCCGACGGTCAAACTTGCAGAAGCCCGCGAGAAATGCGAGCAAGCGCGTAAGCAAGTCGCAGATGGAGTTAGTCCGACACAGGCACGTCAGTTAGATAAGATCCGCAAGGTCAATGACGCATCTAACACCTTTGAGCTAATCGCCAAAGAGTGGTTGCAGATGAAAGACTGGGCCGAAATCACCAAAACGCGCCGACTGGATATGCTTGAGCGAGTGGTTTTCCCCGCCATCGGCAAACTTCCTATCAGGGAAATCACCCCGCACCACATTCTTAAAATTCTTCAGGAAACGGCTAAGCGCGGCGCTCCGACCGTTGCCGCTGAAGCCCGCCGTACCATTTCATCCGTTTTTGAGCTGGCGGTGGCGACGCTCAGAGCAGATAGCGATCCTGTCTGGCCGGTGCGTAAGGCCCTTCCGGCCAATAAGACACAGCACAAACAAGCACTGAATCCTCAGCAAATCGGAAAGTTATTAAGCTGTTTTGACAATAGTCGTGGCTCGTACCAGGTTAACTATTGCATGTGGATTATGTGGTGGACATTGGCGCGTCCTGCAGAAGCCACCGAAGCAGAATGGGCAGAATTCGATCTTGATAACGCCCTGTGGACCATTCCGGCAGCGCGAATGAAAGCCCGCAGAGAACACGTTATTCCCCTACCCTTCCAAGCTGTCAAAATGCTCAGAACACTACAGGGTTTAACCGGGCATCGGCAGCACCTTTTCCCGGGCAGGGATAATCCACTAGGTCCAATGACATCGCACTCCCTGAGCCAGCTACTTAAAAGCCTCGGCTGGAGTGGCATTTATAGCCCCCATGCAACCAGAACTACAGGAAGTACGCGTTTAAACGAAATGGGCTATCGACCTGATGCTATTGAGGCCCAACTTGCACACGCTGATACCAACAATGTTCGTCGCACATACAACCATGCAACTTATCTTGATGAGCGTAAAGTGATGATGCAGGAATGGGCTGATATGTTGGACAAATGGGTAGCAGGATTCGAGTAG
- the ychF gene encoding redox-regulated ATPase YchF, translating to MGFKCGIVGLPNVGKSTLFNALTKAGIEAANFPFCTIEPNTGVVPMPDPRLDKLAEIVKPQRILPTTMEFVDIAGLVKGASKGEGLGNQFLTNIRETEAIGHVVRCFENDNIIHVNNKVDPAEDIEVINTELALSDLDTCERAIHRVQKKAKGGDKDAKAELAALEKCLPHLENAGMLRALDLSMEDKAAIRYLSFLTLKPTMYIANVNEDGFENNPYLDAVRKIAKAEGSVVVAVCAAVESDIAELEDEERDEFMAELGLEEPGLNRVIRAGYDLLNLQTYFTAGVKEVRAWTIPVGATAPQAAGKIHTDFEKGFIRAQTIAYEDFITYKGEQGAKEAGKMRSEGKDYIVKDGDVMNFLFNV from the coding sequence ATGGGATTCAAATGCGGTATCGTCGGTCTTCCTAACGTAGGCAAATCCACCCTGTTCAACGCGTTGACCAAAGCGGGCATCGAAGCAGCCAACTTCCCGTTCTGCACCATTGAACCAAACACAGGTGTGGTACCAATGCCTGATCCACGTCTGGATAAATTGGCCGAGATTGTCAAACCACAGCGTATTTTGCCAACCACCATGGAATTTGTCGATATCGCTGGCTTGGTGAAAGGCGCTTCCAAAGGAGAAGGTCTGGGCAACCAGTTCCTGACCAACATCCGTGAAACTGAAGCCATTGGCCATGTAGTGCGCTGCTTCGAAAACGACAACATCATCCATGTCAACAACAAGGTCGATCCGGCCGAAGATATCGAGGTGATCAACACCGAGCTGGCGCTGTCTGACCTTGACACCTGCGAACGCGCTATCCATCGTGTACAGAAGAAAGCCAAAGGCGGCGATAAAGACGCCAAAGCCGAACTGGCCGCGCTGGAAAAATGTCTGCCGCACTTGGAAAATGCCGGTATGTTGCGCGCGCTGGATCTGAGCATGGAAGATAAGGCCGCGATCCGCTACTTAAGCTTCCTGACGTTGAAGCCAACCATGTATATCGCCAACGTCAACGAAGACGGCTTCGAGAACAACCCGTATCTGGACGCCGTGCGTAAAATTGCCAAAGCCGAAGGCTCGGTGGTGGTTGCTGTGTGTGCCGCCGTGGAATCCGACATCGCCGAACTGGAAGATGAAGAGCGTGACGAGTTTATGGCTGAACTGGGCCTGGAAGAACCGGGGCTAAACCGGGTGATCCGCGCAGGTTACGATCTGCTGAACCTACAGACCTATTTCACTGCTGGTGTTAAAGAAGTGCGCGCCTGGACCATTCCGGTAGGTGCGACCGCTCCACAAGCGGCAGGCAAGATCCACACTGACTTCGAGAAAGGCTTTATTCGCGCACAAACCATCGCGTACGAGGATTTCATTACCTATAAGGGGGAGCAAGGTGCCAAAGAAGCCGGCAAAATGCGTTCAGAAGGCAAAGATTACATCGTCAAAGACGGTGACGTGATGAACTTCTTGTTCAACGTCTAA
- the lolB gene encoding lipoprotein insertase outer membrane protein LolB: MPICKVSLLRLIPLASLVLTACTTTKPATSLSSPQWHTHQQAVQQLSQYQTRGSFAYLSDKKKVYARFFWQQYSPEHYRLLLTNPLGSTEVDLNVRPNVVQLTDHQGKRYVSDNAEEMIHRLSGMAIPLNNLRQWILGLPGGSNDFTLDDRYRLSRLNYQQGNLSWAVDYQDYSGAITPPLPSRLELKQGDQRIKLKIDSWALK; the protein is encoded by the coding sequence ATGCCAATCTGCAAAGTTAGTTTGCTGCGTTTGATCCCGCTGGCCAGCCTGGTGCTGACCGCCTGTACCACGACCAAGCCGGCCACCAGCCTTAGCTCACCACAGTGGCACACCCACCAGCAGGCGGTGCAGCAGCTTAGCCAATACCAGACCCGTGGCTCCTTTGCCTATCTGTCCGACAAGAAAAAGGTTTACGCGCGTTTCTTCTGGCAACAATATTCCCCGGAGCATTATCGTTTACTGCTGACCAACCCACTGGGCAGTACCGAAGTGGATCTGAACGTGCGGCCAAACGTGGTGCAATTGACCGACCATCAGGGCAAGCGCTACGTCAGCGACAACGCCGAGGAGATGATCCACAGATTGAGCGGTATGGCGATCCCACTGAACAACCTGCGCCAATGGATACTCGGCCTGCCAGGTGGATCCAACGACTTCACGCTGGATGATCGGTACCGTCTGAGCAGGTTGAACTATCAGCAAGGTAACCTGAGCTGGGCGGTGGATTACCAAGACTACAGCGGCGCGATCACACCGCCATTGCCAAGCCGGCTGGAACTGAAACAAGGTGACCAGCGTATCAAACTAAAAATAGATAGCTGGGCGCTCAAATGA
- the ychH gene encoding stress-induced protein YchH, producing the protein MKRRHVDKVGNFFMGLGLVVMISGGGYSILAEVSQFNLPPLYAQGAIMSIFIGALIWLVGARIGGREQVAERYWWIKHVDKHCRDDPRRKSH; encoded by the coding sequence ATGAAGCGTAGACACGTGGATAAAGTGGGCAACTTTTTTATGGGCCTAGGGCTAGTGGTGATGATCAGTGGGGGAGGATATTCCATCCTTGCTGAAGTATCACAGTTTAATTTACCCCCGCTCTACGCGCAGGGTGCCATCATGAGCATTTTTATCGGCGCGTTGATATGGTTGGTCGGGGCGCGTATCGGTGGGCGTGAACAGGTAGCAGAACGCTATTGGTGGATCAAACACGTTGATAAACATTGCCGCGACGACCCGCGCCGTAAGTCACATTGA
- a CDS encoding acyltransferase family protein: MNTLPPRMVTKLKCLDSVRGIASLVVVLSHLSLVYFIYLHNIDGGKIPAKFPVQNYIHNSIFAFLYSGTSAVFIFFVMSGIVLSRGIEKKTDGYYYLTSFTRYFRLAIPATFSCLLMFVILFYISGSNYNLPGASEWLNSFIIANPTLIGAFLYGAIGSFLGVPVWDGQAYNPVLWTMKIELIGSLYVYMACILLKRNKILSLAVFLIASLALLPFNVTMGLSMVCFYCGFIYSVFNINYKNNFLGILLIIVGFYFAGIHNDSSSYEWITKFLKKHSYLILNFLSGIFIVYGVLISSVISHILEKKWFVYLGKLSFPIYIIHMPVIILTIYLTRDFANDSVVSMLAVSAASIFFSIVLARFVVPVDDFSISFSKAVYNKITRLGRFRKTS, from the coding sequence ATGAATACATTACCTCCTCGTATGGTAACAAAACTGAAATGTCTCGACTCTGTCCGGGGGATTGCCAGCCTAGTGGTAGTGTTATCTCATTTATCTTTGGTTTACTTCATCTATTTACACAATATAGATGGGGGTAAAATACCTGCGAAGTTTCCAGTTCAAAATTATATCCATAACTCAATTTTTGCCTTTTTATACTCTGGAACTTCTGCTGTTTTCATCTTTTTCGTGATGAGTGGTATCGTGTTATCTAGAGGGATAGAAAAAAAGACGGACGGATATTATTATCTGACATCCTTTACGCGCTATTTTAGGCTGGCGATCCCAGCCACTTTTTCGTGTTTGCTGATGTTCGTTATTCTCTTCTATATTTCCGGGAGTAATTATAATTTGCCCGGTGCATCTGAATGGCTGAATAGCTTCATCATTGCGAATCCGACGCTGATCGGCGCATTTCTCTACGGTGCTATAGGCTCCTTCTTAGGTGTGCCTGTATGGGATGGACAAGCTTACAACCCGGTCTTATGGACCATGAAAATTGAACTGATCGGTTCGCTGTATGTTTATATGGCCTGTATTTTATTAAAAAGAAACAAAATACTATCGTTAGCAGTGTTTCTCATTGCATCGCTCGCTCTGTTGCCATTCAATGTCACTATGGGATTGAGTATGGTGTGCTTTTATTGTGGCTTTATCTATTCAGTCTTTAATATTAATTATAAAAATAACTTTCTCGGCATTTTGCTGATTATTGTAGGGTTTTATTTTGCTGGTATCCACAATGACAGCAGCAGTTATGAGTGGATAACGAAGTTTTTGAAAAAACATTCATATTTGATCCTGAACTTCCTTTCTGGCATTTTTATTGTCTATGGCGTCTTGATTAGCAGCGTAATTAGCCACATTCTGGAAAAGAAATGGTTCGTTTATTTAGGTAAGCTTTCTTTCCCTATTTATATCATTCATATGCCAGTCATTATATTGACGATATATTTAACACGCGACTTTGCTAACGATTCAGTGGTTAGCATGTTGGCCGTATCGGCCGCGTCTATATTCTTCAGCATTGTGCTGGCACGCTTTGTTGTGCCGGTTGATGATTTTTCCATCAGTTTCTCAAAGGCTGTTTACAATAAAATCACCCGTTTGGGGAGGTTTAGAAAGACAAGCTAA
- the ispE gene encoding 4-(cytidine 5'-diphospho)-2-C-methyl-D-erythritol kinase: MIRQWPSPAKLNLFLYITGQREDGYHLLQTLFQFLDYSDTLTLDPRQDDSIRLLTPLDGVPDEHNLIVRAARLLQQYCDRCGLLSAPRGADISIDKRLPMGGGLGGGSSNAATVLVALNELWRCGLSNNQLAELGLRLGADVPVFVHGYAAFAEGIGEQLQPANPPEKWYLVAHPGINIPTPVIFGDAELKRDTPVRCLNELLLAPYANDCEPIARKRFREVEQLVSWLLEYAPSRLTGTGSCVFAEFDTEISARQVLNQAPVWLRGFVARGVNISPLHRIRTGQFES; the protein is encoded by the coding sequence ATGATTCGCCAGTGGCCCTCTCCCGCTAAGCTCAACCTGTTTTTATATATCACCGGTCAACGTGAGGACGGTTATCACCTGTTACAGACGCTATTCCAGTTCCTCGATTACAGCGATACCCTGACCTTAGACCCGCGCCAAGACGACAGCATTCGTCTGCTGACACCGCTAGACGGCGTGCCAGATGAGCACAACCTGATCGTGCGTGCCGCTCGCCTGCTACAACAATATTGTGATCGCTGCGGGCTACTCAGCGCGCCACGCGGTGCCGACATCAGCATCGACAAACGCCTGCCGATGGGCGGCGGTTTAGGCGGTGGCTCCTCCAACGCCGCCACCGTATTGGTAGCGCTGAACGAATTGTGGCGCTGCGGACTGAGTAACAACCAGTTGGCTGAGTTAGGGCTAAGGCTTGGTGCCGACGTCCCCGTCTTCGTGCACGGCTATGCGGCATTCGCCGAAGGTATCGGCGAACAGTTGCAGCCAGCTAACCCGCCGGAGAAGTGGTATCTGGTGGCTCATCCTGGCATCAATATCCCTACCCCGGTGATTTTCGGCGACGCGGAATTGAAACGCGATACCCCAGTTCGCTGCTTAAATGAGCTGTTATTGGCTCCTTACGCAAATGATTGCGAACCGATTGCAAGAAAACGTTTTCGTGAGGTTGAACAGCTTGTTTCATGGCTGTTAGAATACGCTCCGTCACGCCTGACTGGCACTGGTTCTTGTGTGTTTGCAGAATTCGACACAGAAATCTCCGCTCGTCAGGTGTTAAATCAAGCTCCGGTGTGGTTGCGTGGTTTTGTCGCGCGTGGGGTTAACATTTCTCCACTACATCGCATCCGTACCGGGCAGTTTGAGTCGTAG
- the pth gene encoding aminoacyl-tRNA hydrolase, producing the protein MCSIKLIVGLANPGMEYAQTRHNAGAWYVDLLAQRYHQQLKEENKFFGYTTRLNLAGNDVRLLVPTTFMNLSGKAVLAMANFYRIEPDEILVAHDELDLPPGVAKIKLGGGNGGHNGLKDIQNKFGNNPNFYRLRIGIGHPGDKSKVVGFVLGKPPTSEQEMIDKAIDESLHCSEMLMKDGLENAVQRLHSFKASAKSLSQ; encoded by the coding sequence ATGTGCAGTATTAAATTGATAGTGGGTCTGGCGAATCCAGGCATGGAATACGCCCAAACACGGCACAACGCGGGTGCCTGGTACGTCGATTTACTGGCCCAGCGCTACCACCAGCAATTGAAGGAAGAAAACAAGTTCTTCGGTTATACCACCCGGCTGAACCTGGCGGGTAACGATGTGCGCCTGCTGGTGCCGACTACCTTTATGAACCTCAGCGGCAAAGCAGTGCTAGCGATGGCCAATTTCTACCGCATCGAGCCGGACGAAATTCTGGTGGCACATGACGAGCTGGATCTGCCCCCAGGTGTGGCCAAAATCAAGCTCGGCGGCGGCAACGGTGGCCATAATGGCCTCAAGGACATTCAGAACAAATTTGGCAACAATCCGAACTTTTATCGCCTGCGCATCGGTATCGGCCATCCGGGCGATAAAAGCAAGGTGGTGGGCTTCGTGCTCGGCAAGCCGCCAACCAGCGAGCAGGAAATGATTGATAAAGCGATAGACGAATCACTGCATTGCAGCGAAATGCTAATGAAAGACGGGCTGGAAAACGCCGTTCAGCGCCTGCACAGCTTCAAGGCAAGCGCTAAGAGCTTATCCCAGTAG
- a CDS encoding IS3 family transposase (programmed frameshift), which yields MKKRNFSAEFKRESAQLVVDQNYTVADAASAMDVGLSTMTRWVKQLRDERQGKIPKASPITPEQIEIRELRKKIQRIEMENEIFKKGYRALDVRLPEQFSIIGKLRAHYPVVTLCHVFGVHRSSYKYWKNRPEKPDGRRAVLRSQVLELHSVSHGSAGARSIATMATMKGFRMGRWLAGRLMKELGLVSCQQPTHRYKCGGLEHIAIPNHLERQFAVTEPNQVWCGDVTYIWTGRRWAYLAVVLDLFARKPVGWAMSFSPDSRLTIKALEMAWEARGKPAGVMFHSDQGSHYTSRQFRQSLWRYRIRQSMSRRGNCWDNSPMERFFRSLKNEWVPVTGYINFSDAAHAITDYIVGYYSALRPHEYNGGLPPNESENRYWKNSNAVASFS from the exons ATGAAAAAAAGAAATTTCAGTGCAGAGTTCAAACGCGAATCCGCTCAACTGGTCGTTGACCAGAACTACACCGTGGCAGATGCAGCCAGTGCTATGGATGTCGGCCTTTCCACAATGACGCGATGGGTGAAGCAGTTGCGTGATGAGCGGCAGGGAAAAATACCTAAAGCCTCTCCCATTACTCCTGAACAAATTGAAATACGTGAGCTGAGGAAAAAAATACAACGTATTGAAATGGAAAACGAAATAT TTAAAAAAGGCTACCGCGCTCTTGATGTCAGACTCCCTGAACAGTTCTCGATAATCGGGAAACTCAGAGCGCATTATCCGGTGGTCACACTCTGCCACGTGTTCGGGGTTCATCGCAGCAGCTACAAATACTGGAAAAACCGTCCTGAAAAACCAGATGGCAGACGAGCTGTATTACGCAGCCAGGTACTGGAACTGCATAGCGTCAGCCATGGCTCTGCTGGCGCAAGGAGTATCGCAACTATGGCAACCATGAAGGGCTTCAGGATGGGACGATGGCTCGCCGGCAGGCTCATGAAAGAGCTGGGGCTGGTCAGTTGTCAACAGCCCACTCATCGGTATAAATGCGGTGGCCTTGAACACATCGCTATCCCGAATCACCTTGAGCGGCAGTTCGCAGTGACAGAGCCTAATCAGGTGTGGTGTGGCGATGTGACCTATATCTGGACAGGCAGGCGCTGGGCCTACCTCGCCGTTGTTCTCGACCTGTTCGCGAGAAAACCGGTGGGCTGGGCAATGTCGTTCTCACCGGACAGCAGGCTGACCATCAAAGCGCTGGAGATGGCGTGGGAGGCCCGGGGAAAACCAGCCGGAGTGATGTTCCACAGCGATCAGGGCAGCCATTACACAAGCAGACAGTTCCGGCAGTCACTGTGGAGGTATCGGATCAGACAGAGTATGAGTCGGCGTGGAAACTGCTGGGATAATAGCCCAATGGAGCGCTTCTTCAGGAGTCTGAAGAACGAATGGGTACCGGTGACGGGTTACATAAACTTCAGCGATGCAGCCCACGCAATAACGGACTATATCGTTGGGTATTACAGCGCGCTCAGGCCGCATGAATATAACGGTGGGTTACCACCAAACGAATCGGAAAACCGATACTGGAAAAACTCTAACGCGGTGGCCAGTTTTAGTTGA